The DNA segment TTCAGTTATTGCTATATAATCTTGCTGATACCACTAGTTTATTTTGCTTGAACCATTTCaaccataattttctttttcaacgccatttttgtatttcaaaattcagtgaAGGATTCACATAGTATTCTGAACCAACTTCCAACTATGTCTTATGTGATGACCTTAGCTCAGTTAGCTTAGATCCTGCTCCCCAAAATGGGACCTGAGAAGcaagttttgatttttttcttagaaaccagtaaactgacagaaatgaattTGGGGAAACCCATTCTATGGGAGGAAAAAGataatcaaaaaaaattttggtagTGTGTGAACAACTTCTGCCAATGTGATTATTCACTCCTTAGATCTTAGTTCTAGGAACTCCGCATGAAGCCACCATTATTATTTCAATCGGTTCTATGTAAAAAAGAGGGGGTTAGCTAAATAAACCCTATTCTTATAATGATGCTTGATTGTTCTGTAACCTCCGGAATAAACACCCTTAACAGTTTTTGCTCTGAATGGCAAGCGATGTTATAAAACTATATATTgccaatattgaaaatataaagattttgttgaaaaaaatctctgcagaaatattaaaaaatggTGACTTCCTTTTCCTTTTTGTTCATAAGAATCCCAGTAATTCTTAAACCGTTGAGTTTTTACCCAAGGTCTGTTGAAATTGTCATCAAATCATCTTTGCATTGATATGTACAATGATATATTGGGTGTGCCAGATAAGAATGCAGTAGGTTGTttctggaaaaatatttttggggaGAAATTCCAACTGCAAATATTCAGAACAAAATTATGGTTAGTTTTCCATAAACGTCTGGTGGACCATCGCGTTGTATTACTCTATATATTGCTTCATAGcaccaaattttcagaatttttaacAGCAGGTTTGAAATACTTGTTATAgtgatttatttgattaatactaaacattaatgaaatttttggaTATTCAACTTTCAAACTAGGAAATTTGGTTTTTCCCAAAGTATTTCTCACAAGCCACAAGCAAAGAATTTCACAGAGAAGaggaatataaaattattgaaacttCATATTGAAGATCTACCTACCTAAgttttatatataaaaaataattcatgaatatgatattatgctacaatatttttaattttatcaaaaCTAAACTTTTTAGTAATATATTatcatataatatatttttttagaataatgCAAATTATGTTGATATTGATCAGATATATCCATTACCATCTGAGGAAATGGGAGAACTTAATTATAACAGACCTCAATCTCCAATTTATCAAAATACTACAGATCAAAAAAGTATCGATGGCAGTCCAATCTATAGTAATACAAATTTAGAAAGATATCGAAGTTCTTATGATCAGTATTTATCGCAACTACAGCGTAATGATACTACAAATGGAAATAACTCAGGTGAGATTATATATGACCCTACTTGTTTTTCATTTTGCCAAGAAGATTTGTTGAACAAACAAAAAGCTTCCATGGTTGATCTATTATTGCATTACTTTATCTTTTTTCGCAATAAAGTGAATGGGCAGGTGGTCCATCGAAAACTTTCTAAATAAGTTTAAGGACCCAATGTTATAGTACTCCTTAATTTTTTCCTCAATAGGAAACATCATCAATATTCGACAATTGTCTGTCTGTCATTCTTACTTTAACTGGTTTTTGCGTAATTTGACCAAACGGAATGCTATGAGGAATTTGGATGTGTGCTCTTTATTAGTCTTTTAACCCAACTTGAATTAGTTTTTGCATAATTGGGTCAAATCCATGAATGATTTGAAACTCAATGGTCGATATATAATATATGATATATTCAGACATCATGAATTACTGCAAACTCTTAGTTCACAGTCATCTTTTAGTGGACGGTTTCAAGGAAAAATAATGATGTTTTTGATTTTAGGGCAAGTTGACTTCTAGTTCATTTGATTTATAAATTCCGAGGTTTTAACATCCCTAGTGCATGGTTTGAATGTCTTGTAATGAATAAAGAGTGGAAATTGAATTTGTAATGAATGTTATTCAATTtgaagtataatttttttttgtaaaggtAAGATAATATGTATTATGGGGAGCGGAAACCAGTTTAGGTAAGACAATTTCAGACAACCTGATATTCATCGAATATATTATGTGACCTCTACTAGTCTAAATTACATGATTCTCATTATAACGATATATATAAAAAAGTATTCCACCAAAACAACAGCAACCTCATGTAGGTGAAAAAACTGAGGGTATTACCCAGTTTCCCATTTCATTAATATTCTATAGAGCAGAGAGCATTGAgtctattttttcaaaaatctattCTAGGGCAATCAGAAGAACTACCTTTGCCACCCGGATGGTCTGTTGACTATACTTTGAGAGGAAAAAAGTACTACATAGATCATAATACAAAAACAACTCATTGGTCTCATCCTTTGGAAAGGGAAGGTTTGCCCACTGGTTGGCAATGTATACAATCTCCACAATATGGTGTTTATTATGTGAAGTGAGTTTGAACATTGAAAATGTTTAAGTATTTCCAATGCGTTtaccataattttttcaagttcagtATGATCACAATACTTTGTATAACTCAAGTCCATTGTTGCTCAGTAATCAGCTGCATATAGACTCATCTCACTTGTGGATCTAAGGTGGTTGAGTGGAATCCTGTTTGTTAAGAGTCCTGTGTTGTTCAAGTTTGtggtacaatttttttctacCAGATCATAGCTAGAGTAAATAATTATCTCCTTCAAAAGTGCAACATTTTTAAAGTTGTTTGAAATTTCAATGCATCATATTATGTGACAAAGTCTTTAATGAAAAAGATCACTAACATACTTTTAAGCTAATCTATACTGATGGATGAATTTTGCACTTTTCAGCCACATAACTAGACAGGTTCAATATGAGCATCCATGTTTAGTTCCATGTTTAAGCTATCATCCTGAAATGAGGTATGCACATCTGCCACAACACACTAATTACCAACCACATAGTGTTTTAGTTCCTGCCAACAGATATCTTTTGGAGGAAGTGCCTCATTGGCTTGATGTGTACTTTAAAGGTATACAAAATGTAATTAAGTTTACAAAAGAAATGAGAttagttgaagaaaaaaaacagGAATTACTACAAAATAATCAATAGTAGCTGAATCTTCGATTAGACTCAAATAAATAATGAGAACTTACTTCTTTTACATACatacatattattttttattgcagCGAGACCAGATTTGGATCATAAACTGAAGTGGGATATGTTTCGTCTTACTGAACTAGAATGTTATAATGGAATGCTTACAAGGCTTTTCATGCAAGAGATGGAAAATATTGTTATGAGATATGAATGTTATAGgtaaataaatattataatagtAACAACTGAGATAGAACATGTGGAATTATTACAATACCAAATTCCACAGGATAATATATAAACTTTTTATCTATTCAATAAgaatcattatattttcagtaaATTTTTAACAAACTGATATGAATCCCATCTTTTGATAAAGAGCTGAATCATAATGTGATAACATGTAAAACCCTTATATTACTGCCTTTTTTCCAGATCTGCTTTGTTGGTAGCCATGCAAAAATTTGTTGGGAACCCTTCATCTGTGAATaaatcttgaatatttttttgcattAAATTTATATGATATTTAAGAAAATAGCCTTTCAAGATTTTCAGTGTAGCTGCAATTCTGTATTTATAAGTGTATTTAATGAAATAAAGTTATAATTATCACAATATGTGTATTCCTGGTTTTTACAGAATACGAAGATCATTTGTGCATAAAACAATGTTttatcaactttttttttctactttttgtaagaaaatgttatgaattttgtgcTATAATCCATATCAATGTATTGGATATAAAATGTTTTGAATTACTTTGGTCAATAATATTTTGCATGATCGGAAAATATATTTCATACAGTTTTTGAGCAAAGCTGTTTTGTTTTGAAAGAATTCCATTGTTGAAAAAAGTTATCTGTTCAACTTCATTTATTTgtgattaatttttcaattttgaatggaTTGCATTCATACGATattcacaatattttttatttcttttttaaaatcGAATAGTAAAAATTCAGAGttcaacaattattattatgaatccCAACTATTTTTTCCCACTTCGATCCGCAAACCGACCTTCAAAATACGTATAAAATATTGGATACGCCACTGGCGAAGTAGAATACGTTAGAGATAAACGCTAAAAAGACATGAGCTAAAGGAAGAAATTCTTCAAATGCGTCATTGTATATTTACTTAAACTAAACAATTTTCTGGGTGCATAATCAATATTTCACTACATTCCGAGATAATTTATGTTAAAAGAAAAAACCATTtctaaagaataaaaaaaagcaATTGACTTTTCTTGTCATCCAATTCTATGCTTTCAAATCAATCTGTCATCATAGAGAAAGTCAACAGCAGAGACAGTTGTCTCTGGTCAACAGTCAGATTTTGCTTTCGGTTAAAATTGCAAAGTAGATTACGAATTTTGTTAACCGTTGTAATTGTTATGACATGAGTAATTGAATAACAGAAAaaggatatttttattttccaatcaAGAGGTTGTGTGTGCAGCATATTATTTTGTATCCAGTTTCTTAAGGTACACTAATTAATGGCTTTGTTGTATTCATTCAACACCTTCCAGTTCTCCTATTTTGCTCTGCAGTAACTCAGTTTTCCATTTAATGCGTTTATTTTTTCAACCCACTCAGTTCATGAAATATTATAGTTAACAAATTCCTGGCCAATTAAGCCAGAAGATTTTTCAACAGTGCTATAacttgttttcaaaatatccctGAAGTATCTGATTATGCTTGTTATATTTATTGCTTTTTCACACTGCCTGGCTTCTTTCTGTTCTTGAAAAACAAATGGATATTTTGTGAAACTAAATAATTTATGATCTTGTTAAATGTCATGTTTAGCGACCATCAGTACCATGGTTAATACTCGTAGAAATGGAGGATCTCTGGAAAACAGAACAACAAATCTTCCTATAACCAGGGTATGTTATTAATAATGTATTCATTTCTACCATCTGCTTTTTGTAGACACCCATGCAAGAAATCAATACCAGACATCATTTCATAATACCTGGTCATTCtcttttttctgttttctttaaATCTTCCAAAATCTTCATTACCATGCATTGAAATTATATGTAATTTTTTGTCACAACTATCATTGCCTTGAATAAAAGCACCAAAGTATAATGAAGGACATTATTGAAGCTTTAATTCATTTCAGAAAGTTTGATGTGATCTAAAATTGTTCAAGTAGCATTGTAACAGTTTACGGTTAACTGTTgtaagaatttcaatttttgttataTAATCTACTTCTTCATCAGACTACTGAGTCAGCTTACATTTTCCACCCAAAAATTTTGCAGTAGTTCATAAGTGATTAATTCAGAGGGGTTTATATTAGTATATAATCATACAAGAGCCAATATGTTTCAAGTAAAGTAGATGAATAAAAGATTTTtcttgaataaatattattgGAAACAATAATTCTGGAGCAATTGTCGTAGGAGGTCCCAGGGAAGTTGAAACATccattcctaaatatttcatgATATTACTTACTACGGCTTACAAACATCATTAATGGAAAGTGAAGAAACACTAGAGATCTAATTAACCaactatttttattattatatttagaACCCCTTACAAGAATTTCTGGGTTCAAATTGAATTAAAGatatttttttagacataaTTTCATGCAGTCTTATGCTCCTTGAGCATGTAACTTTTAGAAATAAAGaagcttatttatttatttatactacCAACACTGCTTCTCCAAACTCGTATAAGCTTCAGATCTTCTGAGGGGCACTTCCGTACCTaaggagaatcaggataatatgatatgACAATATGGTATAATGTGACTATTATCTCTTTTTGCAAACCAATGTACCACAAATAAGGGAAaagcttcaagaaaaaaaacaaatacaGGCCATTTGGAGTAAAGACATATTTAAATATtaaagaatagaaaaaaatttgaactatctatatattatatgtatatgCTGTGTTGAGAGCTGGAGGTATGCTTGAATTTCagtcttcagatttttaaagtATTAGCATTGAACGACAATGTATTGTCtaattgataatgataatttcCCAATATGTTGTGAAGAAATCTTTGTTATCTATGTTAATTTGTTTCTAGCGGAAAATTATAACTGCCGCTGGTGGTAGTTCTAGCATAAGCGAGAGTGAATCAGAAGAATCACATGCGGAGGATAATTCCTTTAAATATGATAAAAAAAGATTGAGATCACAGAAAAAACTAGTATTGCCAAGAGTAAGGGAACTGAGAAGTCGCTTTACATATAACAAATATAGTGGTGAGCTAGACTCATATATTGTTTTAAcaaattttaaactttttccTTTCAGTTCGTCACAGACAAAGTAAG comes from the Coccinella septempunctata chromosome 2, icCocSept1.1, whole genome shotgun sequence genome and includes:
- the LOC123308318 gene encoding protein salvador homolog 1 — translated: MLSRKNRDLKTIKEGVVGKYVKKDTPPPDMQIINVWTTEPKKRISTQSRSLTLQSTSSSQPGQTNTIQKFGNQKTTVSEVGLGAHEGKYTPSASVPDLATRFANLSMSNPNSNISSAVFRPSLPQPIYENQPSTSSHYENTAENNANYVDIDQIYPLPSEEMGELNYNRPQSPIYQNTTDQKSIDGSPIYSNTNLERYRSSYDQYLSQLQRNDTTNGNNSGQSEELPLPPGWSVDYTLRGKKYYIDHNTKTTHWSHPLEREGLPTGWQCIQSPQYGVYYVNHITRQVQYEHPCLVPCLSYHPEMRYAHLPQHTNYQPHSVLVPANRYLLEEVPHWLDVYFKARPDLDHKLKWDMFRLTELECYNGMLTRLFMQEMENIVMRYECYRSALLVAMQKFVGNPSSVNKS